One genomic segment of Danio rerio strain Tuebingen ecotype United States chromosome 11, GRCz12tu, whole genome shotgun sequence includes these proteins:
- the ovgp1 gene encoding chitinase-3-like protein 1 isoform X1: MIWTCSSNKMNRGITHLIGLNLLFQFVACSKLVCYFTNWSQYRSGTARYLPENVDPNLCTHLIYAFAIINYANNIAGSEWNDVVHYSTFNALKKRNPQLITLLSVRDQDSSQFSIMLSKWINRQTFIKSSIEFLRKYNFDGLDLDWEMKNTSEMHPEDKLKFTLLCKELLEAFVAESLNSDTRLILTATVSAQKDVIERSYIIPEISEYLDFINVKTFDFHTYKDGIARHHSALYSAMSDDKDIKSNTDFALQYWRSQGAPAEKLLMGFSTYGRSFILNSSQNGVGAPANKFASPGPHTQEIGLWAYYEICLFLNGGVVQWIEDQKVPFSVKGNDWVGFDSLRSFNIKTKYLLEHGFGGAFVWALDLDDFSGYFCGQGTYPLVNSLKKSLIHGIESSSSMTSTNFFFSIFATAGKGSLPTPICVKIVRSFSAQQSLFCANRSDGLYYRTNSLNSFYSCSEGITNITWCTPFHAISNNSRKVQLSLMIIFITLGSAGFLTKMLI; encoded by the exons ATG ATATGGACATGTAGCAGCAACAAAATGAACAGGGGAATAACACACTTAATAG GCCTGAATTTGCTCTTTCAGTTCG tagccTGTTCAAAACTGGTGTGTTACTTTACAAACTGGTCTCAGTACAGATCAGGAACTGCAAGATACCTTCCTGAAAATGTGGACCCTAACTTGTGTACTCATTTAATTTATGCTTTTGCTATTATCAACTATGCCAATAACATTGCAGGCAGTGAGTGGAATGATGTCGTCCACTATTCAACCTTCAATGCACTTAAAAAACG aaatccACAGCTGATAACCTTGTTGTCTGTCAGAGACCAGGACTCAAGTCA ATTCTCTATTATGTTATCCAAGTGGATAAACCGCCAGACTTTTATCAAGTCTTCTATTGAGTTTCTGAGGAAATATAACTTTGACGGGCTGGATTTGGACTGGGAAATGAAAAACACTTCAGAGATGCATCCAGAAGATAAGCTGAAATTCACTCTTCTGTGCAAG GAACTTCTGGAAGCATTTGTAGCTGAAAGCTTGAACAGTGATACAAGACTGATTCTAACAGCAACTGTTTCCGCACAAAAAGATGTTATTGAAAGGAGCTACATAATTCCAGAGATCTCAGA GTACTTGGACTTTATTAATGTCAAGACGTTTGACTTTCATACATATAAAGATGGCATTGCAAGACATCACAGTGCTTTGTACAGTGCCATGAGTGATGACAAGGATATCAAATCAAACACT GATTTTGCTCTGCAGTACTGGAGATCTCAGGGAGCTCCTGCTGAGAAGTTGTTGATGGGCTTCTCCACTTACGGACGCTCTTTTATCCTCAACTCCTCTCAGAACGGAGTCGGAGCCCCAGCCAATAAATTTGCTTCTCCTGGACCTCATACACAAGAGATAGGCTTGTGGGCTTACTATGAA ATATGTCTTTTTCTAAATGGTGGTGTGGTACAGTGGATTGAAGACCAGAAAGTACCTTTTTCTGTGAAAGGCAATGACTGGGTGGGATTTGACAGTCTGAGAAGCTTCAATATTAAG ACAAAATATCTACTGGAGCATGGCTTCGGGGGTGCGTTTGTGTGGGCTCTAGACCTGGATGATTTTTCTGGATATTTCTGTGGACAGGGCACCTACCCTTTAGTCAACAGCCTTAAGAAATCATTAATACATG GAATTGAATCGTCTTCCTCCATGACCAGCACCAACTTTTTCTTCAGTATTTTTGCAACAGCTGGAAAAGGCTCTTTGCCAACACCGATATGTGTGAAGATTGTCAGATCTTTTTCAGCACAGCAAAGTCTGTTTTGTGCAAACAGATCAGATGGACTATATTACAGAACGAATTCCCTCAACTCATTTTATAGCTGTAGTGAAGGAATAACAAATATCACCTGGTGCACCCCGTTCCATGCCATTTCAAATAATTCTAGGAAAGTACAATTATCActgatgattatttttattacattggGGAGTGCAGGTTTCTTAACTAAAATGCTGATTTAG
- the ovgp1 gene encoding chitinase-3-like protein 1 isoform X2, translated as MIWTCSSNKMNRGITHLIGLNLLFQFACSKLVCYFTNWSQYRSGTARYLPENVDPNLCTHLIYAFAIINYANNIAGSEWNDVVHYSTFNALKKRNPQLITLLSVRDQDSSQFSIMLSKWINRQTFIKSSIEFLRKYNFDGLDLDWEMKNTSEMHPEDKLKFTLLCKELLEAFVAESLNSDTRLILTATVSAQKDVIERSYIIPEISEYLDFINVKTFDFHTYKDGIARHHSALYSAMSDDKDIKSNTDFALQYWRSQGAPAEKLLMGFSTYGRSFILNSSQNGVGAPANKFASPGPHTQEIGLWAYYEICLFLNGGVVQWIEDQKVPFSVKGNDWVGFDSLRSFNIKTKYLLEHGFGGAFVWALDLDDFSGYFCGQGTYPLVNSLKKSLIHGIESSSSMTSTNFFFSIFATAGKGSLPTPICVKIVRSFSAQQSLFCANRSDGLYYRTNSLNSFYSCSEGITNITWCTPFHAISNNSRKVQLSLMIIFITLGSAGFLTKMLI; from the exons ATG ATATGGACATGTAGCAGCAACAAAATGAACAGGGGAATAACACACTTAATAG GCCTGAATTTGCTCTTTCAGTTCG ccTGTTCAAAACTGGTGTGTTACTTTACAAACTGGTCTCAGTACAGATCAGGAACTGCAAGATACCTTCCTGAAAATGTGGACCCTAACTTGTGTACTCATTTAATTTATGCTTTTGCTATTATCAACTATGCCAATAACATTGCAGGCAGTGAGTGGAATGATGTCGTCCACTATTCAACCTTCAATGCACTTAAAAAACG aaatccACAGCTGATAACCTTGTTGTCTGTCAGAGACCAGGACTCAAGTCA ATTCTCTATTATGTTATCCAAGTGGATAAACCGCCAGACTTTTATCAAGTCTTCTATTGAGTTTCTGAGGAAATATAACTTTGACGGGCTGGATTTGGACTGGGAAATGAAAAACACTTCAGAGATGCATCCAGAAGATAAGCTGAAATTCACTCTTCTGTGCAAG GAACTTCTGGAAGCATTTGTAGCTGAAAGCTTGAACAGTGATACAAGACTGATTCTAACAGCAACTGTTTCCGCACAAAAAGATGTTATTGAAAGGAGCTACATAATTCCAGAGATCTCAGA GTACTTGGACTTTATTAATGTCAAGACGTTTGACTTTCATACATATAAAGATGGCATTGCAAGACATCACAGTGCTTTGTACAGTGCCATGAGTGATGACAAGGATATCAAATCAAACACT GATTTTGCTCTGCAGTACTGGAGATCTCAGGGAGCTCCTGCTGAGAAGTTGTTGATGGGCTTCTCCACTTACGGACGCTCTTTTATCCTCAACTCCTCTCAGAACGGAGTCGGAGCCCCAGCCAATAAATTTGCTTCTCCTGGACCTCATACACAAGAGATAGGCTTGTGGGCTTACTATGAA ATATGTCTTTTTCTAAATGGTGGTGTGGTACAGTGGATTGAAGACCAGAAAGTACCTTTTTCTGTGAAAGGCAATGACTGGGTGGGATTTGACAGTCTGAGAAGCTTCAATATTAAG ACAAAATATCTACTGGAGCATGGCTTCGGGGGTGCGTTTGTGTGGGCTCTAGACCTGGATGATTTTTCTGGATATTTCTGTGGACAGGGCACCTACCCTTTAGTCAACAGCCTTAAGAAATCATTAATACATG GAATTGAATCGTCTTCCTCCATGACCAGCACCAACTTTTTCTTCAGTATTTTTGCAACAGCTGGAAAAGGCTCTTTGCCAACACCGATATGTGTGAAGATTGTCAGATCTTTTTCAGCACAGCAAAGTCTGTTTTGTGCAAACAGATCAGATGGACTATATTACAGAACGAATTCCCTCAACTCATTTTATAGCTGTAGTGAAGGAATAACAAATATCACCTGGTGCACCCCGTTCCATGCCATTTCAAATAATTCTAGGAAAGTACAATTATCActgatgattatttttattacattggGGAGTGCAGGTTTCTTAACTAAAATGCTGATTTAG
- the ovgp1 gene encoding acidic mammalian chitinase isoform X5: MNRGITHLIGIVSVFLFDCSEWNDVVHYSTFNALKKRNPQLITLLSVRDQDSSQFSIMLSKWINRQTFIKSSIEFLRKYNFDGLDLDWEMKNTSEMHPEDKLKFTLLCKELLEAFVAESLNSDTRLILTATVSAQKDVIERSYIIPEISEYLDFINVKTFDFHTYKDGIARHHSALYSAMSDDKDIKSNTDFALQYWRSQGAPAEKLLMGFSTYGRSFILNSSQNGVGAPANKFASPGPHTQEIGLWAYYEICLFLNGGVVQWIEDQKVPFSVKGNDWVGFDSLRSFNIKTKYLLEHGFGGAFVWALDLDDFSGYFCGQGTYPLVNSLKKSLIHGIESSSSMTSTNFFFSIFATAGKGSLPTPICVKIVRSFSAQQSLFCANRSDGLYYRTNSLNSFYSCSEGITNITWCTPFHAISNNSRKVQLSLMIIFITLGSAGFLTKMLI; the protein is encoded by the exons ATGAACAGGGGAATAACACACTTAATAGGTATTGTGTCTGTCTTTTTATTTGATT GCAGTGAGTGGAATGATGTCGTCCACTATTCAACCTTCAATGCACTTAAAAAACG aaatccACAGCTGATAACCTTGTTGTCTGTCAGAGACCAGGACTCAAGTCA ATTCTCTATTATGTTATCCAAGTGGATAAACCGCCAGACTTTTATCAAGTCTTCTATTGAGTTTCTGAGGAAATATAACTTTGACGGGCTGGATTTGGACTGGGAAATGAAAAACACTTCAGAGATGCATCCAGAAGATAAGCTGAAATTCACTCTTCTGTGCAAG GAACTTCTGGAAGCATTTGTAGCTGAAAGCTTGAACAGTGATACAAGACTGATTCTAACAGCAACTGTTTCCGCACAAAAAGATGTTATTGAAAGGAGCTACATAATTCCAGAGATCTCAGA GTACTTGGACTTTATTAATGTCAAGACGTTTGACTTTCATACATATAAAGATGGCATTGCAAGACATCACAGTGCTTTGTACAGTGCCATGAGTGATGACAAGGATATCAAATCAAACACT GATTTTGCTCTGCAGTACTGGAGATCTCAGGGAGCTCCTGCTGAGAAGTTGTTGATGGGCTTCTCCACTTACGGACGCTCTTTTATCCTCAACTCCTCTCAGAACGGAGTCGGAGCCCCAGCCAATAAATTTGCTTCTCCTGGACCTCATACACAAGAGATAGGCTTGTGGGCTTACTATGAA ATATGTCTTTTTCTAAATGGTGGTGTGGTACAGTGGATTGAAGACCAGAAAGTACCTTTTTCTGTGAAAGGCAATGACTGGGTGGGATTTGACAGTCTGAGAAGCTTCAATATTAAG ACAAAATATCTACTGGAGCATGGCTTCGGGGGTGCGTTTGTGTGGGCTCTAGACCTGGATGATTTTTCTGGATATTTCTGTGGACAGGGCACCTACCCTTTAGTCAACAGCCTTAAGAAATCATTAATACATG GAATTGAATCGTCTTCCTCCATGACCAGCACCAACTTTTTCTTCAGTATTTTTGCAACAGCTGGAAAAGGCTCTTTGCCAACACCGATATGTGTGAAGATTGTCAGATCTTTTTCAGCACAGCAAAGTCTGTTTTGTGCAAACAGATCAGATGGACTATATTACAGAACGAATTCCCTCAACTCATTTTATAGCTGTAGTGAAGGAATAACAAATATCACCTGGTGCACCCCGTTCCATGCCATTTCAAATAATTCTAGGAAAGTACAATTATCActgatgattatttttattacattggGGAGTGCAGGTTTCTTAACTAAAATGCTGATTTAG
- the ovgp1 gene encoding chitinase-3-like protein 1 isoform X3, which yields MNRGITHLIGLNLLFQFVACSKLVCYFTNWSQYRSGTARYLPENVDPNLCTHLIYAFAIINYANNIAGSEWNDVVHYSTFNALKKRNPQLITLLSVRDQDSSQFSIMLSKWINRQTFIKSSIEFLRKYNFDGLDLDWEMKNTSEMHPEDKLKFTLLCKELLEAFVAESLNSDTRLILTATVSAQKDVIERSYIIPEISEYLDFINVKTFDFHTYKDGIARHHSALYSAMSDDKDIKSNTDFALQYWRSQGAPAEKLLMGFSTYGRSFILNSSQNGVGAPANKFASPGPHTQEIGLWAYYEICLFLNGGVVQWIEDQKVPFSVKGNDWVGFDSLRSFNIKTKYLLEHGFGGAFVWALDLDDFSGYFCGQGTYPLVNSLKKSLIHGIESSSSMTSTNFFFSIFATAGKGSLPTPICVKIVRSFSAQQSLFCANRSDGLYYRTNSLNSFYSCSEGITNITWCTPFHAISNNSRKVQLSLMIIFITLGSAGFLTKMLI from the exons ATGAACAGGGGAATAACACACTTAATAG GCCTGAATTTGCTCTTTCAGTTCG tagccTGTTCAAAACTGGTGTGTTACTTTACAAACTGGTCTCAGTACAGATCAGGAACTGCAAGATACCTTCCTGAAAATGTGGACCCTAACTTGTGTACTCATTTAATTTATGCTTTTGCTATTATCAACTATGCCAATAACATTGCAGGCAGTGAGTGGAATGATGTCGTCCACTATTCAACCTTCAATGCACTTAAAAAACG aaatccACAGCTGATAACCTTGTTGTCTGTCAGAGACCAGGACTCAAGTCA ATTCTCTATTATGTTATCCAAGTGGATAAACCGCCAGACTTTTATCAAGTCTTCTATTGAGTTTCTGAGGAAATATAACTTTGACGGGCTGGATTTGGACTGGGAAATGAAAAACACTTCAGAGATGCATCCAGAAGATAAGCTGAAATTCACTCTTCTGTGCAAG GAACTTCTGGAAGCATTTGTAGCTGAAAGCTTGAACAGTGATACAAGACTGATTCTAACAGCAACTGTTTCCGCACAAAAAGATGTTATTGAAAGGAGCTACATAATTCCAGAGATCTCAGA GTACTTGGACTTTATTAATGTCAAGACGTTTGACTTTCATACATATAAAGATGGCATTGCAAGACATCACAGTGCTTTGTACAGTGCCATGAGTGATGACAAGGATATCAAATCAAACACT GATTTTGCTCTGCAGTACTGGAGATCTCAGGGAGCTCCTGCTGAGAAGTTGTTGATGGGCTTCTCCACTTACGGACGCTCTTTTATCCTCAACTCCTCTCAGAACGGAGTCGGAGCCCCAGCCAATAAATTTGCTTCTCCTGGACCTCATACACAAGAGATAGGCTTGTGGGCTTACTATGAA ATATGTCTTTTTCTAAATGGTGGTGTGGTACAGTGGATTGAAGACCAGAAAGTACCTTTTTCTGTGAAAGGCAATGACTGGGTGGGATTTGACAGTCTGAGAAGCTTCAATATTAAG ACAAAATATCTACTGGAGCATGGCTTCGGGGGTGCGTTTGTGTGGGCTCTAGACCTGGATGATTTTTCTGGATATTTCTGTGGACAGGGCACCTACCCTTTAGTCAACAGCCTTAAGAAATCATTAATACATG GAATTGAATCGTCTTCCTCCATGACCAGCACCAACTTTTTCTTCAGTATTTTTGCAACAGCTGGAAAAGGCTCTTTGCCAACACCGATATGTGTGAAGATTGTCAGATCTTTTTCAGCACAGCAAAGTCTGTTTTGTGCAAACAGATCAGATGGACTATATTACAGAACGAATTCCCTCAACTCATTTTATAGCTGTAGTGAAGGAATAACAAATATCACCTGGTGCACCCCGTTCCATGCCATTTCAAATAATTCTAGGAAAGTACAATTATCActgatgattatttttattacattggGGAGTGCAGGTTTCTTAACTAAAATGCTGATTTAG
- the ovgp1 gene encoding chitinase-3-like protein 1 isoform X4, with protein sequence MNRGITHLIGLNLLFQFACSKLVCYFTNWSQYRSGTARYLPENVDPNLCTHLIYAFAIINYANNIAGSEWNDVVHYSTFNALKKRNPQLITLLSVRDQDSSQFSIMLSKWINRQTFIKSSIEFLRKYNFDGLDLDWEMKNTSEMHPEDKLKFTLLCKELLEAFVAESLNSDTRLILTATVSAQKDVIERSYIIPEISEYLDFINVKTFDFHTYKDGIARHHSALYSAMSDDKDIKSNTDFALQYWRSQGAPAEKLLMGFSTYGRSFILNSSQNGVGAPANKFASPGPHTQEIGLWAYYEICLFLNGGVVQWIEDQKVPFSVKGNDWVGFDSLRSFNIKTKYLLEHGFGGAFVWALDLDDFSGYFCGQGTYPLVNSLKKSLIHGIESSSSMTSTNFFFSIFATAGKGSLPTPICVKIVRSFSAQQSLFCANRSDGLYYRTNSLNSFYSCSEGITNITWCTPFHAISNNSRKVQLSLMIIFITLGSAGFLTKMLI encoded by the exons ATGAACAGGGGAATAACACACTTAATAG GCCTGAATTTGCTCTTTCAGTTCG ccTGTTCAAAACTGGTGTGTTACTTTACAAACTGGTCTCAGTACAGATCAGGAACTGCAAGATACCTTCCTGAAAATGTGGACCCTAACTTGTGTACTCATTTAATTTATGCTTTTGCTATTATCAACTATGCCAATAACATTGCAGGCAGTGAGTGGAATGATGTCGTCCACTATTCAACCTTCAATGCACTTAAAAAACG aaatccACAGCTGATAACCTTGTTGTCTGTCAGAGACCAGGACTCAAGTCA ATTCTCTATTATGTTATCCAAGTGGATAAACCGCCAGACTTTTATCAAGTCTTCTATTGAGTTTCTGAGGAAATATAACTTTGACGGGCTGGATTTGGACTGGGAAATGAAAAACACTTCAGAGATGCATCCAGAAGATAAGCTGAAATTCACTCTTCTGTGCAAG GAACTTCTGGAAGCATTTGTAGCTGAAAGCTTGAACAGTGATACAAGACTGATTCTAACAGCAACTGTTTCCGCACAAAAAGATGTTATTGAAAGGAGCTACATAATTCCAGAGATCTCAGA GTACTTGGACTTTATTAATGTCAAGACGTTTGACTTTCATACATATAAAGATGGCATTGCAAGACATCACAGTGCTTTGTACAGTGCCATGAGTGATGACAAGGATATCAAATCAAACACT GATTTTGCTCTGCAGTACTGGAGATCTCAGGGAGCTCCTGCTGAGAAGTTGTTGATGGGCTTCTCCACTTACGGACGCTCTTTTATCCTCAACTCCTCTCAGAACGGAGTCGGAGCCCCAGCCAATAAATTTGCTTCTCCTGGACCTCATACACAAGAGATAGGCTTGTGGGCTTACTATGAA ATATGTCTTTTTCTAAATGGTGGTGTGGTACAGTGGATTGAAGACCAGAAAGTACCTTTTTCTGTGAAAGGCAATGACTGGGTGGGATTTGACAGTCTGAGAAGCTTCAATATTAAG ACAAAATATCTACTGGAGCATGGCTTCGGGGGTGCGTTTGTGTGGGCTCTAGACCTGGATGATTTTTCTGGATATTTCTGTGGACAGGGCACCTACCCTTTAGTCAACAGCCTTAAGAAATCATTAATACATG GAATTGAATCGTCTTCCTCCATGACCAGCACCAACTTTTTCTTCAGTATTTTTGCAACAGCTGGAAAAGGCTCTTTGCCAACACCGATATGTGTGAAGATTGTCAGATCTTTTTCAGCACAGCAAAGTCTGTTTTGTGCAAACAGATCAGATGGACTATATTACAGAACGAATTCCCTCAACTCATTTTATAGCTGTAGTGAAGGAATAACAAATATCACCTGGTGCACCCCGTTCCATGCCATTTCAAATAATTCTAGGAAAGTACAATTATCActgatgattatttttattacattggGGAGTGCAGGTTTCTTAACTAAAATGCTGATTTAG
- the ovgp1 gene encoding acidic mammalian chitinase isoform X6: MLSKWINRQTFIKSSIEFLRKYNFDGLDLDWEMKNTSEMHPEDKLKFTLLCKELLEAFVAESLNSDTRLILTATVSAQKDVIERSYIIPEISEYLDFINVKTFDFHTYKDGIARHHSALYSAMSDDKDIKSNTDFALQYWRSQGAPAEKLLMGFSTYGRSFILNSSQNGVGAPANKFASPGPHTQEIGLWAYYEICLFLNGGVVQWIEDQKVPFSVKGNDWVGFDSLRSFNIKTKYLLEHGFGGAFVWALDLDDFSGYFCGQGTYPLVNSLKKSLIHGIESSSSMTSTNFFFSIFATAGKGSLPTPICVKIVRSFSAQQSLFCANRSDGLYYRTNSLNSFYSCSEGITNITWCTPFHAISNNSRKVQLSLMIIFITLGSAGFLTKMLI, encoded by the exons ATGTTATCCAAGTGGATAAACCGCCAGACTTTTATCAAGTCTTCTATTGAGTTTCTGAGGAAATATAACTTTGACGGGCTGGATTTGGACTGGGAAATGAAAAACACTTCAGAGATGCATCCAGAAGATAAGCTGAAATTCACTCTTCTGTGCAAG GAACTTCTGGAAGCATTTGTAGCTGAAAGCTTGAACAGTGATACAAGACTGATTCTAACAGCAACTGTTTCCGCACAAAAAGATGTTATTGAAAGGAGCTACATAATTCCAGAGATCTCAGA GTACTTGGACTTTATTAATGTCAAGACGTTTGACTTTCATACATATAAAGATGGCATTGCAAGACATCACAGTGCTTTGTACAGTGCCATGAGTGATGACAAGGATATCAAATCAAACACT GATTTTGCTCTGCAGTACTGGAGATCTCAGGGAGCTCCTGCTGAGAAGTTGTTGATGGGCTTCTCCACTTACGGACGCTCTTTTATCCTCAACTCCTCTCAGAACGGAGTCGGAGCCCCAGCCAATAAATTTGCTTCTCCTGGACCTCATACACAAGAGATAGGCTTGTGGGCTTACTATGAA ATATGTCTTTTTCTAAATGGTGGTGTGGTACAGTGGATTGAAGACCAGAAAGTACCTTTTTCTGTGAAAGGCAATGACTGGGTGGGATTTGACAGTCTGAGAAGCTTCAATATTAAG ACAAAATATCTACTGGAGCATGGCTTCGGGGGTGCGTTTGTGTGGGCTCTAGACCTGGATGATTTTTCTGGATATTTCTGTGGACAGGGCACCTACCCTTTAGTCAACAGCCTTAAGAAATCATTAATACATG GAATTGAATCGTCTTCCTCCATGACCAGCACCAACTTTTTCTTCAGTATTTTTGCAACAGCTGGAAAAGGCTCTTTGCCAACACCGATATGTGTGAAGATTGTCAGATCTTTTTCAGCACAGCAAAGTCTGTTTTGTGCAAACAGATCAGATGGACTATATTACAGAACGAATTCCCTCAACTCATTTTATAGCTGTAGTGAAGGAATAACAAATATCACCTGGTGCACCCCGTTCCATGCCATTTCAAATAATTCTAGGAAAGTACAATTATCActgatgattatttttattacattggGGAGTGCAGGTTTCTTAACTAAAATGCTGATTTAG